The Brassica oleracea var. oleracea cultivar TO1000 unplaced genomic scaffold, BOL UnpScaffold08912, whole genome shotgun sequence genome contains the following window.
TAACGTTGAAGGGGCACAAGTTGAAGAGGTACTTTTTTGACAATGGAGATATTACCAGTTTCTTCCATATCAATGTCTCCAAAGTTCATTCCATCAGGCAATGCCCAATCGAAAAAGTAAAGCAAATTCATCAATCCTAGTTCCACAGTAGCAACCCCCATTGGCATCGCGGGACACATCCTCCGACCAGAACCAAACGGTAACAGCTCAAAATGTTGTCCTCTGAAATCTACAGAACTATCAATAAACCGTTCAGGGATGAAATCTCCGGGGTCAGTCCAACGCTCTGGGTCACGTCCGATTGTCCATACGTTAATTTGAATTTGCGTTTTCGGGGGAATATCGTAGCCTTGGATCTTGACATGAGACATTGTTTCTCTTGGGAGTATAAA
Protein-coding sequences here:
- the LOC106322175 gene encoding cytochrome P450 71B2-like; this translates as MIWAMSELVRNPRAMKKAQETIRTTLGDKKEIITEDDLGKVDYLTLIIKETFRLHPALPFILPRETMSHVKIQGYDIPPKTQIQINVWTIGRDPERWTDPGDFIPERFIDSSVDFRGQHFELLPFGSGRRMCPAMPMGVATVELGLMNLLYFFDWALPDGMNFGDIDMEETGNISIVKKVPLQLVPLQ